The region AGGGCTCCAGCAGCGCTCCTTCCGGTATTAAGCGGTCCGGCTCCTGCCCGGCTTCCATCCGGCCCAGCAGTTCAAATACATTCAGCGCCGCCTGTGCGGGAACAGACGCCTCTGCCTCCAGACTGAGCGTATCCATATTGGTGCTGAAGGCATAACCGAGCGATTGCAGATAGTCATATTGTGCCCGGTTCATCCCCTGGCGGGTTAAGAGAACATCGCCGCTCCCGCAAAAGACAAACAGCATCTCATCCATCGCCTGCACGATAGCCAGTGCCTTCGTATCGGGAATGGCCGGCAAGGAGGCCAGATCCTCCTCCCGCCAGTACCGCTCCGACTCCAGGCTGCCGCAGTGCACAGCATTCCTCATTGTACGGCAAGCCCGGCGACATAAGCGGAGAACCGGTCCACTGATTTCAGGTGCTCCAGATCAAAGGTATCGAAATCTACCTCTATATTGAATTCATCCTCGACTCTCAGAATAAAATTAATGATCTGCAGGGAGTCAAGTGCGGCGTCCAGGGTCAGGTCAGAAGCTCCGCTGAGCGTCTGAAGCAAGCCTGGTTCCTCCTTGATTTCGGCGATAATCTCAATGACTTTCTGCTGCATGTGTCTACCCCTTTCAGGTTGCATAATTGGAATGAATAGCATGAATATACCAAATTTTAAGTTGTTAATATATGGTTGAATGCGCCAAAATATTGAGATATACTAGGATGGATTCCAGTTGCCAACATAAGGAAGCAGGAAACGGAGGTTTGTTAATGGAAGCTTTTCCGCTATTTACGGGGGACTATGTATTCGACTCCTGTTCACCCGTACAAATGCTCCTGACTCAAAAAACGGTCACTTCCGTACGTCATCAGCACGACTTTGTAGAGCTGGCCTACGTGGTTCAAGGGACAGGCATTCATCTGGCAGGTGAGGATAAAATGCAGGTGACGCAGGGGGATGTGCTAGTGATTCCGCCGGGGGTGTCCCATGTCTTTCATCCGCAGGATCTGAGCGGTACCGAGCCGCTGCTGATCCTGGATTGTATGCTCAGGCCCGGGCTTGACAGTGTGCTCAGAGAGCTGCAGGGTCCCTTGTCCGAAGAGGCCCTCTTGCCGCTGCTGAAGCTGCTGGAGGTGCGGCAATGGTTCGGATACAGGGAGAAGAATAAGGAAATTCTCTTCCTGCTCGGGCGGCTGCAGGGGATGCTGAACTCTGGCCTGCTCATGGATGAGCAGCGGCTATACCCGCCGCTGCTGGAGCTGGCGAAGCTGATTATGCCCGCTGCAGACCTTCCCTTCGCCGAACGCCCGGGAACCCAGTACGACCCGCTGCATGATGTCCTCTTATATATGATCAGTAACTATAATGAGCGGATCACGCTGAATGAGATGAGCCGCCAGCTTGCGATGAGCTCCCGCCAGTTCCAGCGGCTGCTCAAGAATAAGACCGGCAGGTCCTACATCCAGATCTTCCAGGAGATCCGGATGAAATACAGCTGCCTCCTGCTCCTGTTCACGAAGCTTGGCGTCCAGTCCGTGGCCCTTGAGGT is a window of Paenibacillus sp. FSL H3-0469 DNA encoding:
- a CDS encoding acyl carrier protein, with amino-acid sequence MQQKVIEIIAEIKEEPGLLQTLSGASDLTLDAALDSLQIINFILRVEDEFNIEVDFDTFDLEHLKSVDRFSAYVAGLAVQ
- a CDS encoding helix-turn-helix domain-containing protein, translated to MEAFPLFTGDYVFDSCSPVQMLLTQKTVTSVRHQHDFVELAYVVQGTGIHLAGEDKMQVTQGDVLVIPPGVSHVFHPQDLSGTEPLLILDCMLRPGLDSVLRELQGPLSEEALLPLLKLLEVRQWFGYREKNKEILFLLGRLQGMLNSGLLMDEQRLYPPLLELAKLIMPAADLPFAERPGTQYDPLHDVLLYMISNYNERITLNEMSRQLAMSSRQFQRLLKNKTGRSYIQIFQEIRMKYSCLLLLFTKLGVQSVALEVGIYDMKYFYRLFREFSGMTPASYRDRLHSHFCSAKEMISSVEHCSC